From the Mycobacterium sp. 155 genome, the window GCGCCGAGCCGTAGTCGGTCTCGCTGCCCGCCTTGCCCTGAACCAGCCGCACCGCCTTGCCCTCGACCACGTCGACGGCCGGCAATAAAATCAAAGTCACAGTCCCTCAACCCAATTCGCGAGCAGCGTCGCACCAGCGTCACCGCTCTTCTCCGGATGAAATTGTGTGGCCGCCAATGGCCCGTCCTCGACCGCCGCGATGAACCGAACATGGTGCGTCGCCCACGTGACCAGCGCGTCAGGATTGCCTGACCACTCCTGTGCGGCGTAGGAGTGCACGAAGTAGAACCGAGTGTCGGCGTCCAGCCCCCGGAACAGCCTACTTCCGGCGGCAGCCTCGACGACATTCCAGCCCATGTGCGGGATGACCGGCGCGTCGAGGCGGGTGACCGCACCGGGCCACTGACCACACCCGACGGACTCCACGCCGAACTCGACACCGCGAGCGAACATGATCTGCATGCCGACGCAGACCCCGAGCACTGGGTGGCCGTGCTGTAAACGATCCGCGATGATCTTCTCCCCGCCGATCGCCCGCAGTCCCTGCATGCACGCTTCGTAGGCGCCGACACCTGGCACCACCAGACCATCGGCGGCCGCCGCGGCACCCGGGTCTGCGGTCACCTCGACATCGGCGCCGACCCGCTGCAAGGCCCGTTGCGCCGAGCGCAGATTTCCCGAACCGTAGTCGAGAACAATGACTTTCTTCGTCACAAAGTGCCCTTTGTGGACGGCACCCCGGTGACACGTGAGTCGTATTCGACCGCTTGGCGCAGCGCCCGCGCGACGGCCTTGTACTCGGCTTCGGTGATGTGGTGTGGATCGCGACCATAGATGGTGCGCACGTGCAGGGCGATGCGGGCGTTGAACGCCAGCGACTCGAACACATGCCGGTTGATCACTGTGTGATACGGCGTGCTGGACCCGGCGATGGTGAACTCGACCATGTAGTCCGGCTCGCCGGTGTGCACGAAATAGGGACGGCCCGAGACGTCGACAGCGGCGTGCGCCAGCGTCTCGTCCATCGGGATGAACGCGTCACCGAATCGCCGGATGCCGGTCTTGTCGCCGAGCGCCTGACCGAGGGCCTGACCGAGCACGATCGCGGTGTCCTCCACGGTGTGGTGACCCTCGATCTCGATGTCTCCCTTGGCCTTCACCGTCAGGTCGAAGCTGGCGTGGGTGCCCAACGAGGTCAGCATGTGGTCGAAAAACGGTACCCCGGTGTCGATGTCGACCACACCGGTGCCATCGAGATCGATCTCGACGACGATCTCGGATTCCCTCGTCTTCCGTTCGACTTTCGCGCGACGGGTCACGATGCTCCTACCGTGCTGTTGAGTTCGGTCTTGGCAAGTTCCGCACTGGCGACCAAGAATGCGTTGTTCTCGTCGGCCAGGCCAATCGTGGTGCGCAGATATCCCGGGATGCCGACATCGCGGATCAGCACGCCGGCGTCGAGGTAGCGCTGCCACGTTGCGGGCGCATCAGCGAATTCTCCGAACAACACGAAGTTGGCATCACTGGGTATCACGCGGTAACCCAGGTGCGCCAGCTCAGCCGTCACTCGATCACGTTCTGCGGCAAGAGTTGCCACACTGCCCAAGGTATCGTCGGCGTGACGCAGCGCCGCTCGGGCTGCGGCTTGGGTCAGCACGGACAGATGGTAGGGCAACCGCACCAGCAACAGTGCATCGACCACTGCGGGCGCGGCCGCCAGATATCCCAGCCGACCGCCCGCGAACGCGAAGGCCTTACTCATCGTGCGGCTGACTACGAGCTTGGTCGGGTACTCGGCCAGCAGCGCGACAGCACTGGGCTGCGACGAGAACTCGCCGTAGGCCTCATCGAGGACCAACATCCCGCCAGGCATCGCATCCAACAGACGACGCAGATCCTCTAGCGGGACACTCTGTCCCGACGGGTTGTTCGGGCTCGTGACGAACACGACGTCGGGTCTGCGGTCCTCGATGGCTGCGACTGCCGCCTCGACATCCAGGCTAAAGTCATCCGCACGGGTCGCCCGCAACCATTCCGTCTGGGTGCCGTCCGAAATGATGGGGTGCATCGAATATGACGGCACAAATCCTATCGCGCTGCGGCCCGGTCCGCCGAACGCCTGCAGCAATTGCTGCAGGATCTCATTGGAACCATTTGCCGCCCAAAGATTTTCGGTGGTGAGCGGGACGCCGGTGGCCGACGTCAGGTAAGCGGCCAGATCAGCGCGCAGAGCCACCGCATCACGATCGGGATACCGGTGCAGTTCAGCTGCGGCATCGCGGACAGAGGCCGTGACGTCCTCTATGAGTGCCGGCGTCGGCGGATGCGGGTTCTCATTGGTGTTGAGCCGCACCGGAACCTGCAACTGAGGCGCCCCGTAGGGCGACTTACCCCGCAGATTGTCTCGCAGCGGCAGATCCGCCAGGGTCACGTCACGCATCATCAGTGCTCTCTGTTCTTCGCGCAAGCGCTCATCAGTACCCTCTGTTCTTCGCGCAAGCGCTCATCACCGCTCGAACCTCCGTCGTACCGCCTCACCGTGCGCGGGTAGATCTTCCGCCTTCGACAGCGTGATCACATGCCCGGAAACATCTTTCAGCGCGGCTTCGTCGTACTCCACCACGTGGATGCCACGCAGGAAGGTCTGCACCGACAGCCCGCTGGAGTGTCGAGCACAGCCCGCGGTGGGCAGCACGTGGTTGGACCCTGCGCAGTAGTCACCGAGGCTCACCGGCGACCAAGCGCCGACGAAGATCGCCCCGGCAGACCGGATCCGGTCTGCGACCCCTGCGGCGTCGACGGTCTGGATCTCCAGATGTTCGGCCGCATAGGCATTGACGGTGCGGATACCGGCGGGGATGTCGTCGACGAGCACGATGGCAGACTGCTGCCCGGACAGGGCCGCGGTCACGCGCTCGACATGCACTGTGGTGGCCAGCTGGGCGGTCAATTCACGGTCGGTGGCATCAGCCAGCGCGACACTGTCGGTGACCAGCACACTGGCGGCCATCTCGTCGTGTTCGGCCTGGCTGATCAGATCGGCGGCCACGTGCACCGGGTCGGCGGTGTGGTCGGCCAGGATGGCGATCTCAGTAGGCCCGGCTTCGGCGTCGATACCCACCTGCGACCGGCAGATCCGTTTGGCGGCGGTGACATAGATGTTGCCGGGCCCGGTGATCATGTCCACGGGTGCCAACTCGGCTCCATCGGTGTCGGTGCCGCCGTAGGCGAGCAGCGCAACGGCCTGAGCCCCGCCGACCGCCCACACTTCTTCCACACCGAGCAATGCCGCGGCAGCCAGGATGGTCGGATGCGGGAGCCCGCCGAACTGAGCCTGCGGGGGGCTCGCGATCACCAGGGAGTCCACCCCCGCGGTCTGCGCGGGCACCACGTTCATCACCACGCTGGACGGATAGACCGCGTTACCGCCCGGAACATAGAGGCCGACCCGCTCGACGGGCACCCAGCGTTCGGTGACGGTCGCGCCCGGCGCCAGGGTCGTGGTGGTGTCGGTGCGGCGCTGATCAGCGTGCACCGTGCGGGCGCGCTCGATCGACACCTCCAGCGCGGCCCGCACGTCCGGGGCCAACTCGGACAGCGCCTGCGCCAGCATTACGGCCGGGACACGCACGGTCGCGGGCCGGACTCCGTCGAACGATTCCCCGTACTCCAAGGCCGCCGCCGCACCTCTCTCGGCGATTGCGTCGACGATCGGGCGGACTCTGGGCACCACTGCGTCCACGTCGACGCCACCGCGCGGCAGGGCAGCGCGCAATTGCGCGGCGCTCATCTCGCGGTTACGCAGGTCGATACGGGACATCTGAAACTCGGCCATCTTTTCAATTGTCCCTGATCAGTCCAGTTGAATAAAAATCCGGGCAGCCGCACGTCGGCAGTGCCCTACGAAACCATCGTCACCAGCCACCGCAAAGCCAATACGCTCGCGGTGCTGCTCGCCCACGACGAGACGCAGGGGCTTGGTGTTCAGGCCGAGTTCGCCGGCGGTCATCAGTCCCAGCTGTCACAGCTGCAACGGCAGTCACGACTCTCAGATCATGGTGGTACTGCCCGCCTGTTAAC encodes:
- the hisH gene encoding imidazole glycerol phosphate synthase subunit HisH, whose amino-acid sequence is MTKKVIVLDYGSGNLRSAQRALQRVGADVEVTADPGAAAAADGLVVPGVGAYEACMQGLRAIGGEKIIADRLQHGHPVLGVCVGMQIMFARGVEFGVESVGCGQWPGAVTRLDAPVIPHMGWNVVEAAAGSRLFRGLDADTRFYFVHSYAAQEWSGNPDALVTWATHHVRFIAAVEDGPLAATQFHPEKSGDAGATLLANWVEGL
- the hisB gene encoding imidazoleglycerol-phosphate dehydratase HisB, which produces MTRRAKVERKTRESEIVVEIDLDGTGVVDIDTGVPFFDHMLTSLGTHASFDLTVKAKGDIEIEGHHTVEDTAIVLGQALGQALGDKTGIRRFGDAFIPMDETLAHAAVDVSGRPYFVHTGEPDYMVEFTIAGSSTPYHTVINRHVFESLAFNARIALHVRTIYGRDPHHITEAEYKAVARALRQAVEYDSRVTGVPSTKGTL
- a CDS encoding histidinol-phosphate transaminase; the encoded protein is MMRDVTLADLPLRDNLRGKSPYGAPQLQVPVRLNTNENPHPPTPALIEDVTASVRDAAAELHRYPDRDAVALRADLAAYLTSATGVPLTTENLWAANGSNEILQQLLQAFGGPGRSAIGFVPSYSMHPIISDGTQTEWLRATRADDFSLDVEAAVAAIEDRRPDVVFVTSPNNPSGQSVPLEDLRRLLDAMPGGMLVLDEAYGEFSSQPSAVALLAEYPTKLVVSRTMSKAFAFAGGRLGYLAAAPAVVDALLLVRLPYHLSVLTQAAARAALRHADDTLGSVATLAAERDRVTAELAHLGYRVIPSDANFVLFGEFADAPATWQRYLDAGVLIRDVGIPGYLRTTIGLADENNAFLVASAELAKTELNSTVGAS
- the hisD gene encoding histidinol dehydrogenase; its protein translation is MAEFQMSRIDLRNREMSAAQLRAALPRGGVDVDAVVPRVRPIVDAIAERGAAAALEYGESFDGVRPATVRVPAVMLAQALSELAPDVRAALEVSIERARTVHADQRRTDTTTTLAPGATVTERWVPVERVGLYVPGGNAVYPSSVVMNVVPAQTAGVDSLVIASPPQAQFGGLPHPTILAAAALLGVEEVWAVGGAQAVALLAYGGTDTDGAELAPVDMITGPGNIYVTAAKRICRSQVGIDAEAGPTEIAILADHTADPVHVAADLISQAEHDEMAASVLVTDSVALADATDRELTAQLATTVHVERVTAALSGQQSAIVLVDDIPAGIRTVNAYAAEHLEIQTVDAAGVADRIRSAGAIFVGAWSPVSLGDYCAGSNHVLPTAGCARHSSGLSVQTFLRGIHVVEYDEAALKDVSGHVITLSKAEDLPAHGEAVRRRFER